The segment CCGGCGGGCAACATCGTCGACCTCGCAGCCCTGGCCGAGGCGGCCCACCGTCACGGCGTGCCGCTGATCGTCGACAACACCGTGGCCACGCCCATCCTCTGCCGACCCTTCGAGCACGGTGCGGACATCGTGGTGCATTCGCTGACCAAGTACATTGGTGGCCATGGCACCAGCATTGGCGGCATCGTTGTCGACTCCGGACAGTTCCCCTGGGCCCGGCACAAGGACCGCTTTCCACTACTCAACACCCCCGACCCGTCCTACCACGGCGTCACCTACACCGAAGCCTTCGGTCCCGCAGCCTTCATCGGCCGCTGCCGCGTTGTGCCCCTGCGCAACATGGGCGCGGCGCTCTCGCCGTTCAACGCGTTCCTGATCCTCCAGGGCCTGGAGACCCTTGCCCTGCGCATGGAGCGTCACACCGGCAACGCGCGCGAAGTCGCCCGTTTCCTGCAAGCGCACCCGCAGGTGGCGTGGGTGAAGTACGCCGGCCTGCCGGATCATCCTGAACATGCCCTGGCGCAGCGCTACACCGGCGGCAAACCGGCCTCCATCCTCAGCTTCGGCATCCTCGGCGGCATCGAAGCCGGTACGCGCTTCATCGATGCCCTGAAACTGGTGGTGCGCCTGGTGAACATCGGCGACGCCAAGTCCCTGGCCTGCCACCCGGCCTCCACCACTCACCGCCAGCTCAACGAAGAAGAACTGGCACGGGCGGGGGTGAGCCGCGACATGGTGCGCCTGTCCATCGGCATCGAGCACATCGACGACATCCTCGCCGACCTGGCCCAGGCCCTGGAGGCCTCCCGCTCCCAAGCGCCGGGGACTTGATTTGTGCCGGTCCCGGCTCCAGATCAGGGTTAGTCCCGATCTGGAGCCGACCATGACCGATCCCCTGCTCATTCCCTGCGCCCAATGCGCCGGGCTGAACCGCATTCCCGCGGCCCGCCTGGGCGATTCCCCGCGCTGCGGCCACTGCAAGGGGGCCGTGCTTCCCCCTGCCCCGTTCGACCTGAACGAAGCCGGATTTGCCAAACAACTGCGTGGCGACCTGCCGCTTCTGGTGGACGTCTGGGCGGACTGGTGCGGCCCCTGCAAGGCTTTCGCCCCGATCTACCAGCAGGCTGCGAGCCAACTCCAGGGCCGCTGCCGCCTGGGCAAGCTGGACAGCGAAGCCAATCGCAACCTCGCGGGGCAACTGGGCATCCGCTCCATTCCGACGTTGATCCTGTTCAAGGACGGCAAGGAAGTCGCCCGCCAGAGCGGTGCCCTGCCACTGCCCCAATTGATCGGCTGGCTCAGTTCCCAGGGCATCTGATCGCTTCGGTCAATCGCGCTGGCCATCCCGGTCATTGCCGGGCTCGCCGCGCCGGCTAGGCTCTGGAAATCCCAACACCGGAGCCCGCCATGTCCATGCCCCTGGAGCTGGTTCGCCAGCTCACCGAAGAACAGATCGCCTTCGTCAAACGCAGCGGCCTGCAGGCCGAAGTCCTGGAGCCCGGCCACGTGCGCCTTCGCATGCCGCTGCAAGGCAACCAGAATCACATCGGTACCCTGTATGCCGGGGCGATCTTCACGCTGGCCGAGATGCCCGGCGGCGCACTGTTTCTCACCAGTTTCGACGCCCGTCGCTTTTACCCCGTGGTGAAGGAGATGAACCTGCGCTTCCGCCGGCCGGCCAAGGGCGACATCACGGTGGACGCGCGCATCGACCAGGCGGAGATCACGCGCATCCAGAACGAAGCCGAAGCCAGCGGCAAGGCCGACTACTGGCTGGAGCTGCAGCTATTGGACGCCGAGGGAGAGGTGGTCGCCGAAAGCCGCGGGCTGTACCAGGTGCGGGCACATTGAGCGGCCTTGCGCTGGATCAATCTGCCGCGCGGCGAAGGGCCGCAGAGTGTGGCCTCCAGAGGAGGTCCACACCATGTTCAAGCACATCCTGGTTGCCCATGACCTCAGCCGCGAGGCTGACATCGCATTGCACCGCGCCATCCAGCTCAACCGCCAGCTCGGCACACGCCTCTCCGTCCTGCATGTCCTCGAAGATCACCTCCCCAACGCCGTCCAGAACAACCTGCGCGACGCCGCCCAGCAATACTTCAGCGAGCACCTGGCACGATTGGGTGTGGAGGATTGCCAACTGCTCCTGCGCAAAGGCCGCCCAGCCCAGCAGATCCTCGAAGAGATGGGCGACAGCCAGGCCGACCTGCTGGTGATCGGCCGGCATCACCACAACGCACCGGAACTGTTCATCGGCACCACCCTGGAGCGGGTCGCCCGCCACCTGGGCGCTCCCCTGCTGCTGGTGATGGGCGAACAGGCGGACGAGCCCTACCAGGAGGCTGCCGTGGCGCTGGACTTCTCCCTCTGCGCCTGCGATGCCCTTCGCAATGCCTGCGCCCTGTTACCTCAGGAAGCCCGCCTGGTCGCCATCAACGTGATGGAACTGGGCAGCCGACTGCTGACGAAGAGCGGCAATGCGACCGACTTACTCGCCACTCAACGGGAATTGCTGGGGAAACTGCTGGAAGACGAACTGTCCGGCCTTGCGGGCCAGACTCCGGCGATGGAGCTGGAAGTGGTGCGCGGCGCCCTGCCCCGAGCCTTGGACGAAGCTGTCGCCGAGCGACGTCCGCAATTGCTGGCCCTCGGCAGCCATGGCCGCAGCCTGATATCCCAGGCCCTGCTGGGCAGCCTCGCCTTGCGTTACCTGCAAGCCCCGCCCTGCGACCTTTTGCTGGTCAAATAGCGCATTCGCCCCCCGGCAAGCAGGGGCGAATGGGGACTTCCGCACAATCGTCCCCTTCAGCTTTCCAACAGATCGTGCAGCTCGACGAACTGCTGGGTCAGCTTGTGCCGGGGTTCGAGATAAATCAGCGGTTTGCAGGCCTGGTGCGACTCGCGCATCTTCACCGACATCATCAGGTTCACCGGCAGTACCGGCAGCCCTTCTTCCACCAACTCATCCAGCAGTTGCTGGGGCAACGAAGCCCGAGGCTGGAACTGGTTGACCACGATGCCTTCCACTTCCAGGCCTTCGTTGTGGTCCTCCTTGAGTTCCTCGATCTCCGCCAGCAGGCCGTAGAGCGCATTGCGCGAGAAGCTGTCGCAGTCGAAGGGAATCAGGCAGCGATCGGCAGCGATCAGTGCGGAAACCGTATAGAAGTTCAATGCCGGCGGCGTATCCAGGTAGATGCGGTCGTAGTCCTCGCTCAGGTCCTCCAGCAACTTACGCAGCTTGTTGATCTTGTGCTTGGCCTCCAGCTTGGGCTGCAGGTCGGCCAGCTCGGCCGTGGCGGTCACCACGTGCAGGTTTTCGTAGGGGGTTTCGTAGATATCCACCTTGCCTTTGCGGAAGGCCGTTGCCGACAGGGTCTGCTTGAAGAAATCGGCGATCCCCATCGGAATTTCCTCGCCGGTCAGGCCGGTGAGGTAATGCGTGGAGTTGGCCTGGGCATCCAGGTCGATCAGCAGGGTGCGATACCCCTGCGAAGCGCTCACCGCCGCCAGGTTGCAGGCAATGCTGGATTTGCCCACTCCGCCCTTCTGATTGAAAACCACGCGCCGCATGCGCCTTCTCCTTTGCCTTCGATGGACTGAAGCAGGGTTGTATCGCGCCTGCCGCTCTCAGGCAATCCCGACGAATAATGGCCTATTGATATTACGCGTGGTAGCCTTCGCCGCCGCGCGAGAACGCGGCCAGGAAAAACATATAAAAGGAGTTCCCCCGTGTCACCACGCATTTTGCTCGCCGCCATCGTCATCAGCCTGGGCACAGGATGTGCCACCGGACTCAACTCTGCCCAGAAGGCCGAGCTTGATCATTACGAAGCCCGAGGTCTGGCTGTGGTCGAAAAGAACCCTGGAACGGGTGCAGCGCTCGGCCTCCTGCCGGGCGGCGGGTCCTTCTATGGGCGCGAATACGGTTTTGGCGTGGTCAACCTTCTGTTCTGGCCGCTCTCCATCCTCTGGGACCCAATCAGCGGCTACGACGCCTCCCGTGCCATCAACTATCAGGCCACCAAGGCGCATGTCGACAAGCTTAAGGAAAAGGAAATCCAAGCCCTGGATGACCAACTCGGCGCCAAGCAAATCGACCTCGCCCAGTACACCTTGGAAAAGCGCAAGATCGAGAAGAAGTTCGACGCTCTCTGAGTCAAAAAAGCCCGGCATTGCCGGGCTTTTTCATGTTCGGGAGGCTGCTCAGGCGTGGTACTGCGCCGACAGCTCGTGCACCGCCTCGAAGAAGGCGCCGGCGTGGGCGGGGTCGACTTCCGGGGTGATGCCATGGCCAAGGTTGAAGACATGGCCCGAGCCATTGCCGTACGCCGCGAGGATGCGGCCCACCTCGGCGCGGATGGCAGCCGGGTTGGCGTAGAGCACGGAGGGGTCCATGTTGCCCTGCAGCGCCACCTTGCTGCCTACGCGGGCGCGGGCGCTGCCGATGTCGCAGGTCCAGTCCAGGCCCAGGGCTTCGGCACCGGTATCGGCCATGGATTCCAGCCAGAGTCCACCACCCTTGGTGAAGAGAATCACCGGCACACGACGACCGTCGTGCTCGCGGATCAGGCCATCGACGATCTTCTTCATGTAGGCCAGGGAGAACTCCTGATAGGCCGCCGCGGACAGCGCGCCGCCCCAGGAGTCGAAGATCTGCACCGCCTGGGCGCCGGCCATGATCTGGCCGCTGAGGTAGGCGGTTACCGACTGGGCCAGCTTGTCCAGCAGGGCGTGCATGGCCTGCGGGTTGTCGTAGAGCATCGCCTTGGACTTGCGGAAGTCACGGCTGGAGCCACCTTCGACCATGTAGGTGGCCAGGGTCCAGGGGCTGCCGGAGAAGCCGATCAGCGGCACGCGGCCGTTCAGCTCAAGACGAATGGTGCGCACGGCGTCCATCACGTAGCCCAGGTCCTTCTCCGCGTCGGGAATCGGCAGGGCGTCGATATCGGCCTGGTTGTTCACCACCTTCTTGAAGCGCGGGCCTTCGCCGGACTCGAAGAACAGGCCCTGGCCCATGGCGTCGGGGATGGTGAGGATGTCGGAGAAGAGGATCGCCGCGTCCAGTTGCGGGTAACGATCCAGCGGCTGCAGGGTCACTTCGCAGGCCAGCTCGGGGTTCATGCACAGGCTCATGAAGTCGCCGGCCTTGGCGCGGGTCGCGCGGTACTCCGGCAAATAGCGACCGGCCTGGCGCATCATCCAGACAGGGGTGACGTCGACTGGCTGCTTCAGCAGCGCGCGAAGGAAACGGTCGTTCTTCAGAGCGGTCATGGCAGGATTCCAGCAAAAAAGTGCGGGCATTTTCGCAGAGCCCAATGCAAAAGGCACGGCGGGTGCCGTGCCTTTTGTCTTGCGCGACATTTAGTCGCTGCGCCCCCAGCGCTTAAAGCATAGCGAGCGCAGCAGCTTAAACGCCCAGGTAGTCCAGGATGCCTTCGGCAGCCGTACGGCCTTCGAAGATCGCAGTCACCACCAGATCGGAACCACGAACCATGTCGCCACCGGCGAAGATCTTCGGGTTGCTGGTCTGGTGCTTGAACTGCGCCTGGGCGGGTGCCACCACGCGGCCCTGGTTGTCGATGCTGATCTCGAACTGCTCGAACCAGGGAGCCGGGCTCGGGCGGAAACCGAAGGCGATCAGCACGGCCTCGGCCGGGATGATCTCCTCGGAGCCCGGAATCGGCTCGGGGCTGCGACGGCCACGGGCGTCCGGCTCGCCGAGACGGGTCTCGACCACCTTCACGCCTTCCACCTTGTCCTCGCCGACGATGGCGATGGGCTGGCGGTTGAAGAGGAACTTCACGCCCTCTTCCTTGGCGTTCTTCACCTCTTTGCGCGAACCCGGCATGTTCTCTTCGTCACGGCGGTAGGCGCAGGTCACGGCCTTGGCGCCCTGGCGAATGGAAGTGCGGTTGCAGTCCATCGCGGTGTCGCCACCCCCCAGGACCACCACGCGCTTGCCCTTCATGTCGACGAAGTCCTCGGGGGACTTCTCGAAACCGAGGTTGCGGTTGACGTTGGCGATCAGGAAGTCGAGCGCGTCGTGCACGCCCGGGAGGTCTTCGCCCGGGAAGCCGCCTTTCATGTAGGTGTAGGTACCCATGCCCATGAAGACCGCATCGAATTCCTCGAGCAGTTGGTCCATGGTCACGTCCTTGCCCACTTCGGTGTTCAGGCGGAACTCGACACCCATGCCGGTGAACACTTCACGGCGACGGCTCAGCACATGCTTCTCGAGCTTGAACTCGGGGATACCGAAGGTCAGCAGACCGCCGATTTCCGGGTTCTTGTCGAAGACCACCGGGGTCACGCCATTACGCACCAGTACGTCGGCGCAGCCCAGGCCCGCCGGGCCCGCACCGATCACGGCGACGCGCTTGCCGGTGGGCTTGACCTTGGACATGTCCGGCCGCCAGCCCATGGCGAAGGCGGTGTCGGTGATGTACTTCTCCACCGAGCCGATGGTCACGGCACCGAAGCCGTCGTTCAGGGTGCAGGCGCCTTCGCAGAGGCGGTCCTGCGGGCACACGCGGCCGCAGACTTCCGGCAGGGTGTTGGTCTGGTGCGACAGCTCGGCGGCGGCCAGGATGTTGCCTTCCGATACCAGCTTCAGCCAGTTCGGAATGAAGTTGTGCACCGGGCACTTCCACTCGCAATACGGGTTGCCGCAGCCGAGGCAGCGGTGAGCCTGGTCGGCCGCTTGCTGCGGCTTGAACAGGTCATGGATCTCGACGAATTCCTTCTTGCGCTGGCGCAGCAGTTTCTTCTTCGGATCCTTGCGCCCGACCTCGATGAACTGGAAGTCGTTGTTCAGACGTTCAGTCATTAAAAAAACCTCATCAAACCACTTCAGGCGCTGTTGTTATTGCGGGTTGGCACGGGTGCTGGAGAGCAGCGAAGCCAGGCTCGCGGCCTTCGGCTTGACCAGCCAGAACTTGCGCAGGTAATCGTCCAGGTTCTCGAGCAGGTGGGCGCCCCAGTCGCTGGAGGTTTCCTTCACGTATTCGACCAGCACGCCGTGCAGGTGGCTACGGTAGGCCTCCATGGACTCGTTGCTGATGCGCTGGATTTCCACCAGTTCGTGGTTGACCCGGTCGACGAAGCTGTTGTCCTGGTCCAGCACGTAGGCGAAGCCGCCGGTCATGCCGGAACCGAAGTTGTAGCCGGTCTTGCCGAGAACGCAGACGAAACCGCCGGTCATGTATTCGCAGCAGTGATCGCCGGTACCTTCCACCACAGCGTGGGCACCGGAGTTACGCACTGCGAAACGCTCGCCTGCGGTACCTGCGGCGAACAGCTTTCCGCCCGTGGCGCCGTAGAGGCAGGTGTTGCCGACGATGGCCGACTCCTGGCTCTTGAACGGGCTGCCCTTCGGCGGGGTGATCACCACCTTGCCACCGGTCATGCCCTTGCCCACGTAGTCGTTGGCGTCGCCTTCGAGGTAGAGGTTCAGGCCACCGGCGTTCCACACGCCGAAGCTCTGGCCCGCGGTACCACGGAAGCGGAAGGTCACCGGAGCGTCCTTCATGCCCTGGTTGCCGTGGCGACGGGCGATTTCACCGGAAATGCGCGCGCCGATGGAGCGATCGCAGTTGCAGATTTCCAGGTCGTAGACGCCGCCGGTCTTGCCTTCGACGGCAGGCTTGGCGATACCCCACATCTTCTCGGCCAGGAGACCCGGGTCGAAGGGCGGGTTCTTCTCGACTTCACAGAACTGCGGCTTGTCGGCCGGCACGTGGTCGCTGCCGAGCAGCGGGCTGAGGTCCAGGAAGCCCTGTTTCTCGGTGTCGCCCGGCAGCATTTCCAGCAGGTCGGTGCGACCGATCAGCTCGCTCAGGCTGCGGACGCCCAGCTTGGCCAGCCACTCACGGGTTTCTTCGGCGATGTAGGTGAAGAAGTTCATCACCATTTCGACGGTGCCGATGAAGTGGTCCTTGCGCAGCTTGTCGTTCTGGGTAGCGACGCCGGTGGCGCAGTTGTTCAGGTGGCAGATACGCAGGTATTTGCAACCCAGGGCAATCATCGGTGCGGTACCGAAGCCGAAGCTTTCGGCGCCGAGGATGGCCGCCTTGATGACGTCGAGGCCGGTTTTCAGGCCGCCGTCGGTCTGTACGCGCACCTTGCCGCGCAGGTCGTTGCCGCGCAGGGTCTGGTGGGTTTCCGCCAGGCCCAGTTCCCACGGGCTGCCGGCGTACTTGATGGAGGTCAGCGGGGATGCGCCGGTACCGCCGTCATAGCCGGAGATGGTGATCAGGTCGGCATAGGCCTTGGCCACGCCAGCGGCAATGGTGCCGACGCCGGCTTCAGCCACCAGCTTCACCGAAACCAGCGCCTGAGGGTTGACCTGCTTGAGGTCATAGATCAGCTGGGCGAGGTCTTCGATGGAGTAGATGTCGTGGTGCGGCGGCGGCGAAATCAGGGTGACGCCGGGCACTGCATAACGCAGACGGGCGATCAGGCCGTTGACCTTGCCACCAGGCAGCTGGCCGCCTTCGCCGGGCTTGGCGCCCTGGGCGACCTTGATCTGCAGCACTTCGGCGTTGACCAGGTATTCCGGGGTGACGCCAAAGCGGCCGGTAGCCACCTGCTTGATCTTGGAACTCTTCACGGTGCCGTAGCGCGCCGGGTCTTCACCGCCCTCACCGGAGTTGGAGCGGCCGCCCAGTCGGTTCATGGCTTCGGCCAGGGCCTCGTGGGCTTCGGGGGAAAGCGCGCCGAGGGAGATACCTGCGGCATCGAAGCGCTTGAAGATGGACTCCAGCGGCTCGATCTCGTCCAGCGGCAGCGGCTGGTCGGCGGTCTTGACCTTGAGCAGGTCGCGCAGCATCGACACCGGACGGTTGTCCACCAGCGCGGTGTATTCCTTGAATTTCTCGTAGCTGCCCTGCTGCACGGCGGCTTGCAGGGTGTTCACCACGTCCGGGTTGTACGCGTGGTACTCGCCGCCGTAGACGAACTTCAGCAGGCCACCTTGCTGGATGGCCTTGCGGTTGTTCCAGGCCTCATTGGCCAGCAGCTTCTGCTCGGACTCGATGTCGACGAAGCGCGCACCCTTGATGCGGCTGGCGACGCCACGGAAGCTGAGGTCGACCACTTCCTCGGACAGGCCGACAGCCTCGAACAGCTGCGCGCCGCGGTAGGAGGCGATGGTGGAGATGCCCATCTTCGACAGGATCTTCAGCAGGCCCTTGGAGATGCCCTTGCGGTAGTGCTTGAAGACTTCGTACAGGTCGCCCAGCACTTCGCCGGTGCGGATCAGGTCAGCCAGCACTTCATAGGCGAGGAACGGGTACACGGCGGAGGCGCCGAAGCCCACCAGCACGGCGAAGTGGTGCGGATCGCGGGCGGTGGCGGTCTCGACCAGGATGTTGCAGTCGCAACGCAGCCCCTTCTCCACCAGGCGATGGTGCACGGCGCCAACGGCCAGGGAGGCGTGGGCCGGGAGCTTGCCGGGGGCGATGTGGCGGTCGGTCAGGACCAGCAGCACCTTGCCGGAACGTACGGCTTCTTCGGCCTGGTCGGCCATGTTGCGCACGGCCGCTTCGAGACCGAGGCTCTCATCGTAGTTCAGGTCGATGATGTGACGCTCGAAGCCCGGGCGGTCCAGGGACATCAGGGCACGCCACTTGGCCGGGGAGATCACCGGGCTGCTGAGGATCACGCGGGTGGCATGGTCCGGCGACTCGCTGAAGATGTTGCGCTCGGCACCAAGGCAGATCTCCAGGGACATGACGATGGCTTCGCGCAGCGGGTCGATCGGCGGGTTGGTGACCTGCGCGAACTGCTGGCGGAAGTAGTCGAACGGCGAACGTACGCGCTGGGACAGCACGGCCATGGGAGTGTCGTCGCCCATGGAGCCAACGGCTTCCTGGCCCTGCTCGGCCAGCGGGCGCAGCACCTGGTCACGCTCCTCGAAGGTGACCTGGAACATCTTCATGTACTGCTTGAGCTGGTCGCTGTCGTAGCTGGCCACGCCGTGGTCGTCGTCCAGCTTGGCCTGGATGCGCACGGCGCTCTGGCGCAGCCACTGCTTGTACGGGTGGCGCGACTTCAGGCGGCTGTCGATATCGTTGGTGTTGAGGATCTGCCCGGTTTCGGTATCCACCGCGAGGATCTGCCCAGGACCGACACGGCCCTTGGCGAGTACGTCTTCCGGCTTGTAGTCCCACACGCCGATTTCCGACGCGAGGGTGATGTAGCCGTTCTTGGTGGTAACCCAGCGGGCCGGGCGCAGGCCGTTGCGGTCGAGCAGGCAGACGGCGTAGCGGCCGTCGGTGAGCACGACGCCGGCGGGACCGTCCCAGGGCTCCATGTGCATGGAGTTGTATTCGTAGAAGGCGCGCAGGTCGGCATCCATGGTTTCCATGTTCTGCCAGGCCGGCGGGATGATCATGCGCACGCCACGGAACAGGTCGATGCCGCCGGTGACCATCAGCTCGAGCATGTTATCCATGCTGGAAGAGTCGGAACCGACGCGGTTGACCAGCGGGCCGAGCTCATCGATATCGGGCAGCTGCTCGTTGGCGAACTTGGTGCGGCGGGCTACCGCCCAGTTGCGGTTGCCAGTGATGGTGTTGATCTCGCCGTTGTGGGCGAGGAAGCGGAAGGGCTGCGCCAGCGGCCACTTCGGCAGGGTGTTGGTGGAGAAACGCTGGTGGAACACGCAAATGGCGGTCTGCAGGCGCTCGTCACCCAGGTCCGGGTAGAACTGCTGCAGGTCGGCCGGCATCATCAGGCCTTTGTAGATGATGGTCTTGTTCGAGAAGCTGCAGATGTAGTGGTCGGCATCCGCGGCGTTGGCCACGGAGGAACGACGACGGGCGCTGAACAGCTTGACCGCCATGTCCTGGTCGCCAAGGCCTTCACCACCGATGAACACCTGCTCGATCTGCGGCAGGCGTTCCAGGGCCAGTCGGCCGAGGACGCTGGTGTCCACCGGGACCTTGCGCCAGCCGATCAGCTGCAGGCCGGCGGCAAGGATTTCGCGATTCATGTTTTCGCGAGCCGCTTCGGCGCGAACCGGGTCCTGGTTGAAGAAGACCATGCCGACCGCGTACTGGGCCGGCAGTTCGACCGAGAAGGTTTCCTTGGCGATGGCGCGCAGGAAAAGGTCAGGCTTCTGGATCAACAGACCACAACCGTCGCCGGTCTTGCCGTCGGCATTGATGCCGCCACGGTGGGTCATGCAGGTCAGGGCTTCGATGGCGGTTTTAAGAAGATGGTGGCTCGCCTCGCCCTGCATATGGGCGATCAAGCCGAAACCGCAGTTATCCTTGAATTCATCAGGATGGTACAGACCTGCTTTCATAGGGGAACTCTCACCAGGGTTGCCTTCAGAAAAAGGCAGAATTGCTTTGTAATTCAACTCCTTACCATACGCGCCGGACTTGACGCCAGCTTTTGCGTAGGGCAAAGGGAGGTCATTGTACATAGCCCATTGGTCGACCACAAATCTTAGCGGCCAACTAGTGAAAGTCGATGTCGCAAAAATGAATGAATGAACCAGGAGGTCGTGCTAGCGACCACCTGGTCATAAGGCGGGGGATCAGGCTCGCGGAAAACTAGCGAGCCATTTCCTGCTGGATGCTGGCGAAGGTCTTGGGCCAGGGCTTGCCAGCCTGGACCTTGGCCGGCAGAGACTTGATTGCCGCCTGGGCCGCAGTCCGACTGGCGAAGCTGCCGTAGGTCACGACATAGAGCACCTTGCCCTGGTGCTGCTTCTTGAAGTAGCGGTACTGCCCGCCATTCTGCTGCACGAAGGCCTTTGCACTGCTCTCCGAACTGGTGCCGAGCACCTGCAGGGCGAAGTGGCTGGCGGCCTGGCTACGATACCAGCCATTGCCCGCCACGCCAGCCGGGGCGACCGACGCAGTTGCCGGCGCAGGCTTCTCGGCAGGCTTGGCCGCGACCTGGGCAGGCGCGGGAGCCGGCTTGGGCGCCGGGGCCGGAGTGGGTGCAGCTGGCTTGGCTGTAGCAGCCTGGGTCGCCGCCGGCGCGGGAGCAATGGGTTGCGCCGGCTTGGGCAGCGGTTGCACCGGCACGATGGGCTCCACCGGTACAGCGGGCGTCGGACTGGCGGTCGCGCCCTGGGGCGGCGCAATGGTAGTGACCGTAGGCGGCACGTTGGCAGCCTCGGCAGGCGCCGGGCCGTCCTCCGGCTCGCCCTGGCCGGCGGCCTGGGCCAACGGCTCGCGAATCACCGGCTGGGCCTCCCCCACCAGAGGCAAAGGCAGCGGCTGCGAGGAGCCTGCGAACTCGACGGCCGGAGCACCCGAATCATCCTGGCTGGAAGCCTGACCGGCTGGCGCCTGCCCCAACGGCAGCTCGGCAGTAGCGGGAGCCTGCTCGACGCTACCTTCATTGCGCCCCTGCATCATCCAGGCGGCGATCACGCCCACCCCGACCACTGCCAGGGCCAGCAGATGCTTCTTCGGCAGGCTGAAGCCGCCGGCGGATTTCCGCGACGCCCCGCGCTCAGCAAGCATGGCTTCGATCATGAGATCGCGTGCGACCTGGTTGATCGCCCCCGGCCAGCCGCCGGACTGCAGATGGATTTCGTCCACCTGCTCATCACTCAGCAGCTCGACGCCACGTCCGGCGCCTTCGAGTCGCTGGCCAAGGTACTCGCGAGTTTCCTCCTGGCTGTAGGGCTGAAGCTCGATGACGTGGAAACGCTCCTCGCCTTCCGCCAGCGCATCGAGGCGTGCGAGGAGGGAATCCTCGCCAAACAGGAAGACATGGGCGCGCGCCTCGACGTTACCTTCGGCCAGGGCCAACAGATTGCCGAGAGCGGCATCGTCCAGCTCTTCGGCATCATCAACCAGCAGGTACACCTCCTGACCGGTCAGGGCCAGTTGAGCAACCTGGGCGAGGATGGAGCGCACATCGGCCTGGGCGATGTTCAGCCCCTGGGCGATCTGGCGCAGCAGGCCGCCGGCCTCAGCCGAATTGCGCGCCGACACCACCAGACTCTGCACGGCCTGTTTGTTGGTGCTGGCCACCAGCGCCTGGCGCAACAGCGTCTTGCCGCTGCCGTGGGGACCGCTCACCACCAGCATCAGCTGGCTGTAGCGGGCGAGATGGTGAAGCTGCCCCAGCACGGGCTTGCGCTGGGCCGGGAAGAACTTGAAGCCAGGCACCCGCGCCGCGAACGGGTCATGGGTGAACTGGTAATGGCCGAGGTAGGCCTCGTCGGCGTGCAGGCTGCTCATGGGAATTCCTTACTCTCCAAGCTGGTCGGCCAGGGCGCGATAGTCAGCGGCCAGGGTGGCCTCCAGCACGTCGCGCGGATAGTCGGCAGTCACGACGGCCTCGCCAATCCGGCGCAGCAGCACCAGACGCAATTGACCGTCGAGCACCTTCTTGTCTACGGCCATGTGCTGGAGGAAATGTTCCGGAGTCATGTCCGCTGGCGGCACGACCGGCAAGCCGGCGCTGCGCAGCAGGCGAATCGCCGCGTCGCGCTCGTCGGTTGAAATCCAGCCGAGGCGGCTGGACATTTCGAGGGCCATGACGGTACCCGCCGATACCGCCTCGCCGTGTAGCCAGGCGCCGTAGCCCATTTGGGTCTCGATGGCGTGGCCGAAGGTATGGCCCAGATTGAGGATGGCGCGCAGACCGGATTCGCGCTCGTCCACCCCGACAACGCGCGCCTTGGCCGCACAGGAACGCTCGATGGCTTCGGTCAGGGCACCGGCGTCGAGACCACGCATGGCCGGCATCTTCTCGGCCAGCCAGGGCAG is part of the Pseudomonas lalkuanensis genome and harbors:
- a CDS encoding bifunctional O-acetylhomoserine aminocarboxypropyltransferase/cysteine synthase; the encoded protein is MKPETLAVHAGYSPDPTTKAVAVPIYQTTSYAFDDTQHGADLFDLKVAGNIYSRIMNPTNDVLEKRVAALEGGVGALAVASGMAAITYAIQTLAEAGDNIVSVAKLYGGTYNLFAHTLPRSGIQVRFAAHDDIAALEALIDDRTKAVFCESIGNPAGNIVDLAALAEAAHRHGVPLIVDNTVATPILCRPFEHGADIVVHSLTKYIGGHGTSIGGIVVDSGQFPWARHKDRFPLLNTPDPSYHGVTYTEAFGPAAFIGRCRVVPLRNMGAALSPFNAFLILQGLETLALRMERHTGNAREVARFLQAHPQVAWVKYAGLPDHPEHALAQRYTGGKPASILSFGILGGIEAGTRFIDALKLVVRLVNIGDAKSLACHPASTTHRQLNEEELARAGVSRDMVRLSIGIEHIDDILADLAQALEASRSQAPGT
- the trxC gene encoding thioredoxin TrxC, whose protein sequence is MTDPLLIPCAQCAGLNRIPAARLGDSPRCGHCKGAVLPPAPFDLNEAGFAKQLRGDLPLLVDVWADWCGPCKAFAPIYQQAASQLQGRCRLGKLDSEANRNLAGQLGIRSIPTLILFKDGKEVARQSGALPLPQLIGWLSSQGI
- a CDS encoding PaaI family thioesterase, whose product is MSMPLELVRQLTEEQIAFVKRSGLQAEVLEPGHVRLRMPLQGNQNHIGTLYAGAIFTLAEMPGGALFLTSFDARRFYPVVKEMNLRFRRPAKGDITVDARIDQAEITRIQNEAEASGKADYWLELQLLDAEGEVVAESRGLYQVRAH
- a CDS encoding universal stress protein; its protein translation is MFKHILVAHDLSREADIALHRAIQLNRQLGTRLSVLHVLEDHLPNAVQNNLRDAAQQYFSEHLARLGVEDCQLLLRKGRPAQQILEEMGDSQADLLVIGRHHHNAPELFIGTTLERVARHLGAPLLLVMGEQADEPYQEAAVALDFSLCACDALRNACALLPQEARLVAINVMELGSRLLTKSGNATDLLATQRELLGKLLEDELSGLAGQTPAMELEVVRGALPRALDEAVAERRPQLLALGSHGRSLISQALLGSLALRYLQAPPCDLLLVK
- a CDS encoding ParA family protein → MRRVVFNQKGGVGKSSIACNLAAVSASQGYRTLLIDLDAQANSTHYLTGLTGEEIPMGIADFFKQTLSATAFRKGKVDIYETPYENLHVVTATAELADLQPKLEAKHKINKLRKLLEDLSEDYDRIYLDTPPALNFYTVSALIAADRCLIPFDCDSFSRNALYGLLAEIEELKEDHNEGLEVEGIVVNQFQPRASLPQQLLDELVEEGLPVLPVNLMMSVKMRESHQACKPLIYLEPRHKLTQQFVELHDLLES
- the hemE gene encoding uroporphyrinogen decarboxylase; translated protein: MTALKNDRFLRALLKQPVDVTPVWMMRQAGRYLPEYRATRAKAGDFMSLCMNPELACEVTLQPLDRYPQLDAAILFSDILTIPDAMGQGLFFESGEGPRFKKVVNNQADIDALPIPDAEKDLGYVMDAVRTIRLELNGRVPLIGFSGSPWTLATYMVEGGSSRDFRKSKAMLYDNPQAMHALLDKLAQSVTAYLSGQIMAGAQAVQIFDSWGGALSAAAYQEFSLAYMKKIVDGLIREHDGRRVPVILFTKGGGLWLESMADTGAEALGLDWTCDIGSARARVGSKVALQGNMDPSVLYANPAAIRAEVGRILAAYGNGSGHVFNLGHGITPEVDPAHAGAFFEAVHELSAQYHA